In a genomic window of Helianthus annuus cultivar XRQ/B chromosome 10, HanXRQr2.0-SUNRISE, whole genome shotgun sequence:
- the LOC110881072 gene encoding uncharacterized protein LOC110881072 translates to MSFGLTNAPAAFMDLMNRVCRPMLDKSVIVFIDNILVYSRSKTEHMRHLREVLEVLRKEKLYAKFSKCAFWLHEVQFLGHVINSEGVLVDPSKIEAVMKWVSPKTPTEVRSFLGLAGYYRRFIQDFSKIALPLTKLTRKKVKFVWGEDQEDAFHVLKEKLSSSPVLTLPEGTEDLVVYSDASHQGLGCVLMQRGKVIAYASRQLKPHEGNYPTHDLELAAVIFALKIWRHYLYGAKCTIYSDHKSLKYFFEQKYLNMRQRRWLELIKDYDCDILYHSGKANVVADALSRKEYPPPIQVKSMKMIVTPRLFDMISSVVEIARRLSGGGVLTRDYSGLIRINRAPINSDFYNTDDKRFPNKGARSGSLKKERLKGVVDKLEENSTGLKTRFSRIWIPRFCEVKTALLEEAHKSRYSVHPGATKMYQELKTNYWWPGMKRDIVNYHSGIQMAPYELLYGRKCRTPVCWGEVGQRELAPSDLIAITNEKVKLIRARLKAAQDRQKAYADKRRCPIEFQVGDFVLLKVSPWKELPPTLDGIHNTFHVSQLRKCLADETALVPLDDIELDEGLNYVERPLAIKDVKVKNLRNKVVRQVLVQWQHRKGSEPTWEAEDEMRKHYPFLFCVKEKGSSAKKSEGSQDRAM, encoded by the exons atgtcctttgggttaacgaacgctcCAGCAgcgtttatggatcttatgaatcgggTATGCCGACCCATGTTAGATAAATCTGTGATCGTGTTCATAGATAACATTCTAGTCTACTCGCGAAGCAAGACTGAACATATGAGACACTTGCGTGAAGTACTTGAAGTTCTCCGTAAGGAGAAACTATACgcaaaattctcaaaatgcgcctTCTGGCTCCATGAGGTGCAGTTTCTCGGCCATGTGATAAATTCGGAAGGCGTCTTGGTTGATCCATCGAAGATTGAGGCAGTAATGAAGTGGGTTTCCCCAAAAACTCCAACTGAAGTAAGGAGCTTTCTAGGCCTTGCCGGCTATTATAGGAGGTTCATACAAGACTTTTCAAAAATAGCGTTACCCTTAACGAAGTTGACAAGGAAGAAGGTGAAGTTTGTGTGGGGCGAAGACCAAGAAGATGCCTTTCACGTGTTAAAAGAAAAGTTGTCTAGTTCTCCAGTATTAACACTCCCAGAGGGAACGGAAGATTTGGTTGTCTATTCAGATGCTTCACATCAGGGTTTAGGATGCGTTTTAATGCAAAGGGGAAAGGTCATCGCGTATGCCTCAAGACAACTTAAACCGCATGAAGGAAACTACCCAACTCACGACTTAGAGTTGGCGGCAGTAATTTtcgccttaaagatatggaggcattatctctACGGTGCAAAATGTACAATTTACTCGGATCACAAAAGCCTCAAATATTTCTTCGAACAGAAAtacttaaacatgaggcaacggaGATGGTTAGAACTTATCAAGGATTACGATTGCGATATTCTTTACCACTCGggaaaggcaaatgtggtggCCGATGCGTTAAGCCGAAAAGAGTATCCACCTCCCATCCAAGTGAAATCCATGAAGATGATTGTTACACCACGTTTGTTTGATATGATAAGCAGTGTTGTAGAGATCGCTAGGCGCCTGTCGGGTGGTGGAGTACTGACTAGGGATTATTcgggattaatcaggattaatcgg gcgccgattaattccgatttttacaacactgatgATAAGAGATTCCCAAATAAAGGCGCTAGGAGCGGAAGTTTAAAGAAAGAAAGACTAAAAGGTGTGGTCGATAAGCTAGAAGAAAATTCGACCGGACTCAAGACGAGATTCAGCCGAATTTGGATACCTCGTTTCTGTGAAGTCAAGACTGCGTTACTTgaagaagctcacaaatcacgatACTCGGTTCACCCCGGGGCTACCAAGATGtatcaagaattgaaaaccaattattggtggccgggtatgaaacgtgaTATTGTTAA ctaccatagtGGTATCCAAATGGCTCCGTATGAATTACTGTACGGGAGGAAATGTAGAACTCCCGTATGCTGGGGAGAAGTAGGGCAAAGAGAGCTTGCGCCGAGTGATTTAATAGCAATAACGAATGAAAAGGTTAAATTGATTAGAGCTCGATTGAAAGCAGCACAGGACCGGCAAAAAGCTTATGCAGACAAGAGAAGGTGTCCTATcgaatttcaagttggggattTTGTTCTATTGAAGGTGTCGCCATGGAAAG AATTACCGCCTACGTTAGACGGAATTCACAATACCTTCCACGTGTCGCAGTTGAGAAAGTGTCTTGCTGATGAAACAGCTTTAGTACCTCTCGATGACATCGAGTTGGACGAGGGGTTGAACTATGTTGAAAGACCATTAGCCATTAAAGACGTCAAGGTGAAGAATCTCCGCAACAAAGTTGTTAGACAAGTGTTGGTACAATGGCAGCACCGAAAGGGGTCAGAACCCACATGGGAAGCGGAAGATGAAATGAGGAAGCACTATCCATTTCTTTTTT GCGTGAAGGAGAAGGGCTCGAGTGCTAAGAAATCGGAAGGATCACAGGATCGAG CTATGTAA
- the LOC110881075 gene encoding uncharacterized protein LOC110881075: MKFCAEFVQTERMKINRFYGILKAEFREFITPSKCETLDELINLARDREIEIKRQEECGEKRPNEKGASSTPFKKGKYQEQGRKDKSKGGVTPCKTCGKLHTGECLLGKKGCYKCGKEGHSSYQCPNNPKTCFHFFEKGHIKTECPKLQQESKKEDKKQESSKAKGRMFQITSEEAKVHPNVVSGIFLLNFMPVHVLFDTGATMSFISNETVQNPSFKVERMPAPLEVEIADSKNYLLH; this comes from the coding sequence atgaagttttgtgcGGAGTTTGTGCAAACTGAAAGAATGAAGATCAATCGCTTTTATGGCATACTGAAGGCAGAATTCAGGGAGTTCATCACTCCCTCGAAATGTGAGACCCTCGACGAGCTTATTAATCTGGCGCGGGATAGAGAAATTGAAATTAAGAGGCAAGAAGAATGTGGTGAGAAGAGACCTAATGAAAAAGGTGCAAGTTCGACTCCGTTTAAAAAGGGGAAGTATCAAGAACAAGGAAGGAAAGATAAGTCAAAGGGTGGTGTCACGCCTTGCAAGACTTGTGGAAAACTTCATACGGGAGAGTGCTTGCTAGGCAAAAAGGGATGCTATAAATGTGGTAAAGAAGGGCATTCGTCTTATCAATGTCCAAATAACCCGAAGACTTGCTTCCATTTTTTtgaaaaggggcacattaaaacgGAATGCCCGAAACTTCAACAAGAGTCGAAAAAGGAAGATAAGAAGCAAGAGAGTTCTAAGGCAAAAGGGAGGATGTTCCAAATCACATCTGAGGAGGCTAAGGTTCATCCGAATGTTGTTTCGGGTATTTTCCTATTAAATTTTATGCCGGTTCATGTTTTGTTTGACACCGGAGCCACTATGTCGTTTATTTCGAATGAAACCGTACAAAATCCTTCCTTCAAGGTTGAGCGAATGCCGGCGCCCTTAGAAGTAGAAATTGCCGATAGTAAAAATTACTTGTTGCACTAA